In the genome of Vicia villosa cultivar HV-30 ecotype Madison, WI linkage group LG7, Vvil1.0, whole genome shotgun sequence, one region contains:
- the LOC131615804 gene encoding calcium-dependent protein kinase 33 — protein sequence MGICLSKKESAPDQRHVDSGNHNHNHNHNHNHNHNSNHNHNQNHNHNQNHNHNHNHNHKNHEPYVNQSKGPSPHASNTKPVQRSAANTILGKQFQDVKHFYTIGKELGRGQFGVTYRCTQNSTNLKYACKSISKRKLVNKADKEDIKREVQLMQHMSGQPNIVEFKGAYEDRSHVHVVMELCAGGELFDRIIAKGHYSERAASSICRQIVTVVHICHFMGVMHRDLKPENFLLSSKDDKAIIKVTDFGLSVFIEEGKVYRDIVGSAYYVAPEVLRRRYGKEVDIWSAGVILYILLCGVPPFWAETEKGIFEAILQGHIDFESRPWPSISNSAKDLVRRMLLQDPKKRITATQVLDHPWLKEGGSASDKPIDSAVLSRMKQFRAMNKLKKLALKVIAENLSSEEIQGLKSMFTNMDTDKSGTITYEELRTGLQRLGSKLTEAEVRQLMEAADVDGNGTIDYIEFITATMHRHRLERDEHLYKAFQHFDKDSSGFITRDELVAAMKEYGMGDDDTIKEIISEVDADNDGRINYEEFSTMMRSGVQQQGKLL from the exons ATGGGTATTTGTTTGAGCAAAAAGGAATCAGCCCCAGATCAAAGACATGTTGATTCTGGTAATCACAACCacaatcataatcataatcataatcataatcataattccaatcacaatcacaatcaAAATCACAATCACAATCAAAATCACAATCACAATCATAATCACAATCACAAGAATCATGAACCCTATGTGAATCAATCAAAAGGCCCTTCTCCACATGCCTCAAATACAAAACCTGTTCAAAGATCAGCTGCAAACACAATTCTAGGCAAACAATTTCAAGATGTGAAACACTTTTACACAATTGGGAAAGAATTAGGGAGAGGACAATTTGGTGTGACTTATAGATGCACTCAAAATTCAACTAATTTGAAATATGCTTGCAAATCGATTTCCAAGAGGAAACTTGTTAATAAAGCTGACAAGGAAGATATAAAGAGAGAGGTGCAACTCATGCAGCATATGAGTGGACAGCCAAACATTGTTGAGTTTAAAGGTGCTTATGAGGATAGAAGTCATGTTCATGTTGTTATGGAGCTTTGTGCTGGTGGTGAGCTTTTCGATAGGATTATTGCGAAAGGACATTATAGTGAAAGAGCCGCGTCTTCGATTTGTAGACAGATTGTTACTGTTGTTCATATTTGTCATTTCATGGGTGTGATGCATAGAGATTTGAAGCCAGAGAATTTCTTGCTGTCTAGTAAGGATGATAAGGCAATTATCAAGGTTACTGACTTTGGCTTGTCGGTTTTCATCGAAGAAG GAAAGGTATATCGAGATATAGTTGGTAGTGCATATTATGTTGCGCCAGAAGTTCTGCGTCGTAGATATGGGAAGGAAGTGGATATATGGAGTGCGGGAGTTATATTGTATATCTTACTTTGCGGCGTGCCTCCGTTTTGGGCAG AGACGGAAAAGGGAATATTTGAGGCCATATTGCAAGGTCATATTGACTTTGAAAGTCGTCCATGGCCAAGCATATCAAACAGTGCTAAGGACCTTGTTCGTAGGATGCTTTTACAAGATCCGAAGAAACGCATCACTGCTACTCAGGTTCTAG ACCATCCATGGCTTAAAGAAGGTGGAAGTGCTTCTGATAAGCCTATAGACAGTGCGGTACTTTCTCGAATGAAGCAATTCCGAGCGATGAACAAACTAAAAAAACTCGCCCTCAAG GTAATTGCTGAAAATCTTTCTTCGGAAGAGATCCAAGGTTTGAAGTCAATGTTTACAAACATGGACACTGACAAAAGCGGTACAATCACATATGAGGAATTGAGAACAGGATTGCAAAGACTCGGCTCAAAGCTTACCGAAGCTGAAGTTCGTCAGCTTATGGAAGCT GCCGATGTAGATGGAAATGGCACGATTGATTACATAGAATTCATCACTGCTACTATGCATCGACACAGGTTAGAAAGAGATGAACATCTTTACAAGGCCTTCCAACATTTCGATAAAGACAGTAGCGG TTTTATTACAAGAGATGAACTGGTAGCCGCCATGAAGGAATATGGTATGGGCGACGATGACACAATCAAGGAAATTATATCCGAAGTTGATGCCGATAAT GATGGTAGAATCAACTATGAAGAATTTTCTACAATGATGAGAAGTGGAGTCCAACAACAAGGCAAACTATTATAA
- the LOC131617824 gene encoding NEP1-interacting protein 1-like produces MAIIITSPTITNWFCGTIEALSSKVLNVIGCSAFEKFMKVMDRILFAVFACFLALGGSIIGTIGGAIKGQTTETGFLDGACRGAIAGAIAAIEFTSLASVGEPFSKVALLTSLLNGKVFMDWICPTAAQAYINSVEAAYGGVVSDIYDSMGVKGMSQTCIMKLPFHKFNSSNKIMKLYNESCCSICFQDLEDGELVRILPKCSHIYHLECIDKWLIQQGSCPICRTYILQ; encoded by the exons ATGGCTATTATCATTACTTCACCAACTATTACTAACTGGTTTTGTGGAACAATTGAAGCTCTTTCTTCCAAGGTTTTGAATGTCATTGGTTGTTCTGCATTTGAGAAATTCATGAAAGTTATGGACAGAATTCTCTTTGCTGTATTCGCTTGTTTTCTAGCATTAG GAGGTTCAATAATAGGAACAATAGGAGGAGCTATCAAAGGCCAAACCACAGAAACTGGTTTTCTTGATGGAGCTTGCAGAGGAGCAATTGCAGGAGCCATTGCAGCCATAGAGTTTACGAGTTTAGCTTCTGTTGGTGAGCCATTTTCCAAG GTAGCTTTATTGACAAGTTTATTAAATGGAAAAGTGTTTATGGACTGGATATGTCCAACTGCTGCACAAGCTTAT ATAAATTCAGTAGAAGCAGCTTATGGAGGAGTGGTTTCAGATATTTATGACAGCATGGGAGTTAAAGGGATGTCACAAACTTGTATCATGAAACTTCCATTTCATAAATTTAACTCCTCCAACAAAATTATGAAATTATACAATGAATCATGCTGCTCCATTTGCTTCCAG GATTTAGAGGATGGAGAATTGGTGAGAATACTTCCAAAATGTAGTCACATTTATCATTTAGAATGCATTGACAAGTGGCTAATACAGCAAGGATCGTGTCCTATTTGTAGAACTTACATTCTTcaatag
- the LOC131615805 gene encoding protein translation factor SUI1 homolog 2-like, which yields MVDIQIPSTFDPFAEAKESDAPGTKEYVHIRIQQRNGKKSLTTVQGLKKEYSYEKILKDLKKEFCCNGNVVNCKDLGKIIQLQGDQRKNVSHFLVHAGLVRKDNIKIHGF from the coding sequence ATGGTTGACATTCAAATCCCAAGCACATTCGATCCATTCGCGGAGGCCAAAGAATCCGATGCACCGGGAACAAAGGAGTATGTGCACATTCGCATACAACAAAGAAATGGAAAGAAGAGTCTAACCACAGTTCAAGGGCTGAAGAAGGAGTACAGCTATGAGAAGATTTTAAAAGATCTCAAGAAAGAGTTTTGTTGCAACGGAAACGTTGTCAATTGTAAGGATCTTGGCAAGATTATCCAACTCCAAGGCGATCAGCGCAAGAATGTTTCGCACTTTCTTGTTCACGCTGGTCTCGTCCGAAAGGATAACATCAAGATTCATGGTTTCTGA